In Megalops cyprinoides isolate fMegCyp1 chromosome 12, fMegCyp1.pri, whole genome shotgun sequence, the sequence AAACCAGCCTCCCCAGTAGGAATTTTTTCCACACAGGTCACTGTTTCCAGTCTCTCACTGAAGAGGGAGGTCTGACCCTTGACCTGTGCCCTCTGCGTTGCCCCATGGCTGCAGACAGTGCAGTGGGGGAGTTCTCATCAGGGGGTGAAGGTGCTGGAAAGAGTGGAGATGAACTGTAAAAACAGAGTGGTGAGTAATCAGCCAGGCTTGTGAGAACCAGCACTGGGGCCATCTGTGGTTAAATCTGAGTGCATCGCCACATTCCTCTGAGCTTTCCCATCAGTGATCCACCCCCTCACCAGCCTCCTTCCAGCCCCCACAGGCCCTGAACATTCCCATGTTCACGTCAATATCGGAGACACAAAGAGACTCCATAGCCAACGGACCAGCGACCCACAGCTCTGCTAGCCAGTGTCTGGGAGTTTGAATAACAACCTAGTCTGAGGCTAGAAGTCCATTGGTTGAGAGGAGTGACTTCAGTCTCCTCTCACTTTGACCCCATGACCCAGACAGAgcatacacatgcagaaacacacacaacagtataGACATACACAATTCCAAAGACACCAGACTTGAAGGTGGACCAGAAACACAAAGATTGGAGTTGAATGAGtctgaaacagacaggaggatctgtagaaagacaggaaggtttgCAGTGCAGCCATTAGATTTAAAGGAAATTACCTTCCCCAACTGGGAAAGTAGACCCAGCTGTGATtttaccaccccccccccccccccccccccgcattaACCACAGTGTAAAATGGCCAgctgctgccctgccctgtATACCACTGTGCTGTTGACCTAATCCAAACTGGTATGCCCTTCTGGCACCGCCCTGTCAGACAGACATGTAGTCAGACACTGGAAATGGTGAAGCAACCAGCCCTCTATCCAACACTGGCACGTTACTTGGCAATTGTGGCTTGTCTGTATTAATTCTGTGAGGTTTTGCCAAATTACTGTTAGCCTAAGTCATAAATGCAGCATAATGCCCTTcaagaatgaaaatattgtgaTTCATAATTCTTCTCCAGTTGCTGTaagaatgtgtttacatttacacaattcCCAATATAGTTACAATAAGTGCCTATCAGCACAGACGAGTATGAAAACCACTGATGTGCACAGAATCTTAGAGGTTATTAGAACACATGACTGTCACACCTTTCACACCTACATATTAGCGATGTTCTACTTTGATTTTGGCTCCACATCGACTTCTGTCGGTTGAGGGTATCTTGCATGCCACCTGACCATGATGTGAAGCTTCTCTCTGGTAGTGGTGGACTCTGGTCAGTGCTCTCTGCTGACTCAAATGATTCTGATCTCCCAAACAGGAGAGACAAGCCCCCCACCCACAGCCCTGgaaattttttttctcaggagAAACAGGGGGCTGTGTTGACAGAACTtggggaaaataaacaaaacctaTGGGATTGGCAAGTGTCtgagcgccccctgctggtacaCCAAATCGCTCCTTTTCTTCTCAGAATCTGTCTGTACATCTGCTGTAATATGGACTTCTTTATGGAccactgttctttttctgtgctATTCCGTTTAACTGTTATCGTGTTGGGGGGAACAACCTATAAGTTCCACATCTATTCCAGTATCTATTGCGATTGGATCAGTCACATTCTTAGTCAAGGATTTTGATCAgtgaattaaatatttcaggtggAATTACACCCCAGAAAACTATATTGTTGTTGTATTTACTTTAAGAAGTTTGTGAGGTCACTAATGCAATAGTTCACAGAGAAATTGAATAAGAGAATCTTGTAGTTTTGTCCACTGCCCTGATCAAGTGCAGAGAtgtcctctgtgtctgtttggaCAGGGAGCCGGAGACAGCTTCATTGGTGCTCTCGCATTCTACATGGCACGCTACCCCACAATGCCCTTGGAGGAAATGGCCAGGAGAGCCAATCTGGTAGCAGCAGTAAGCGTGCAGGCGGTGGGAACACAGACATCTTACCCCTCCCGCAAGGACCTGCCCCAGGAGCTCTTCTAgaactcacatacacacttacacactcactccTTCCAGCCATCCCATTCATACTGGCCTGCATCTTATCTACTGTACAGGTAGTATTATTAACAGTTTATTTCATACACAAATACCAACATGGTTGTTCATATTGTTTTCACAATTACTTAGACTAAAATATCAGTTTTGCTTTGAAAGCCTTCCAAATTACCaaaatattacatgtatattATAGATCAATCTCAATCAATTAATCTCACTGAGCCACCTGTTGAAAATTGAATGACTAGCTGAATCTTGTCTCAAATGTCTTATGAAAATACTACAAACTTATAACTGCTGAAATTTTCTGTCACTTTCATCAGATCAAAAAGATATCCTGACAATGTGAGGCATCACTGTTTCATTCCGGGCTGTGGGAATATGGACCTTACTTGACAAAAGGACACATAGTTCtttcaaaattgtattttttcttccaAGTCATTTGTCATCAGAAACTTAAATACAAGAGCCTTAAATAATGCAGGGAGTACAATAACACCTGTGTGTATGAAGGAGTTCCTTTCCTGCCTGTTGATTCATTAAATGGGAAACCAGTATGGAGCACTGATGTGGAAAGTATGCAGACTTctccaaaatgaaataaaatgtgtttaaataagAGCTCCTGAATTGTTGTCTTTTGATGGTACTGAAACAATATTTGAGCTGAGCTGGATATTTGCCAAAGCTCCTGATTGTGTTGGCAGGCTAAAGTGTTGGGCCAAGATGAATGAGGGTGTTGTTGATATGCCCATGATGGGACTCTCTCTGCCATTCAGTGTCCCTGTTCTGGCTCTTTCCAGACAGCACATACAACAGTGAAGTCCATAACAGCTCCCAGGCTGCCAAACTTTCTGCTCCTCCCCAGCATGGTGCCACCTTGACCAAAAGCCTCTCTTTAGATGGATCGGATCTTCTTCTTCTCAATGAAGAGAACATGCttgttcactgaaaaaaaggcaagaaaaagGTGATTCAGATGGCAGGTCATTTGAGGCACTGGCATACAATATCACTTGATATCATCTGGTGTATCATCACAGTACACCAGGAATTAAAGaaccatttttttgtgtgtgcaagtaCAAATatcatacaaatgaaaaaaccCCAAAAGGGTTTGTGAGTTGAACACTTTATCAGAAAAAGTactcattcaaaaataaaacaatcaaagacATTATTGATTCACATTCATGACAATATATCATTGCCCCTTGGCCTTTCCCCCTACATGTGAATGGCTGGCACTCCTGTAACCTCCACAGCAAAGTAGATCTGTTTTCATGGAACTAAAAACTGTGTCTGTTACTGGTAATGTGTGTAACAGCTGATAACCTCTACGTTGATGAGGCTGACCTGCCGCCACTCTGGAGTGCCCCTTCAAATTGTGAGAGAATTCCTTTCCACTAGGTGTTTATATGTCAGCTGAACTCTAACATACACAGGCTCTAACCTACCTGTTTGAACTACTTTTTCTGTGCTGAAGTGCAGAAGGTTAGCAGGATCAGTGCAAACAGCAATGGAACAAATGCACAATAGACAAGCTATTTTATAGTTTAACGtgcctgttttgtttgtcagaAAAGCAATACGTGAGAGCACTGTCTACAGAAGGGCTACTCAACCCTGATCCTGGACAGCCTCAACGGCTTTGTTCCAGCCAAGCACTTAGCTGCCCTGATTCAAGTAATCATTGTCTTTACAGAACCAATTTAGCGTCCATTCCCAGTTCTGAGAGTGTAAGTGGTTTAAAGAGAGCAGAGGAACCTAATGTAGTGCAGTCCTCCAGGACCAGCTGAGCGGACCTACTCCACAGCAAAAACAAGGCACTGACaatctgctgtttttgtaaGGGTTGTTTTCATCTTGTACACAAAGTGTTTTCAATTTAAAGTTGAATACAACGTTAGACTTAAATATGATACAAATGCAATGTAGtataatcattatttttgttattttaacattatttatgtataaCTGAATATCATTACCAACCTTTAGCATTTTCATtggttttacatttgtatttcactCTTGAAAATTTCTGCTGGTGTCAAAGCATTCAGGCCCACCATTAAAATAACGTTAGTAGATCTGTCAGTGgggtgtatttgtatgtatgtatatacatacagtatatgagtgtttgggtcagtgtgtacgtgtgtgtgtgtgtgtgtatgtgtgtgtgtatgtgtgtgtgtatgtgtgtgtgtgtgtgtgtgtgtgtgtatgcatgcgcgCGCACGGACCTATGGGGTCATGCTTCCGCAGCACCAGCTTCTCCCTCAGGCGGTTCTTTTTGGTGTTGAACCGGTAGCCTGTCCCAGCCGCACTCACCATCTGTATCAGGATGGtcctgagacacacagggacATGTTTCACCGCACAGACTAAACTAATCAATCCCGGATTGACAAAGAACACTCTCTTTTAAGATCTAACTGCACTAAAAAAGGATTGCACTGTGGGCTTAACTTTACATTGACCACTCTTATATGAACATCGGTTGTGTTGTTATATTACAGTTCTgaacacccacacagacatgttggacattaaatgaaatacttACTTGGATTTGCTCTTTGCCACTATttttcaacatgaaaaagaagaaCATTAGACCATTACTTATGACATTTCTCTCAAAATATGTAAAGCAGGTTTCCATACCATATTTCTAAATTAGTCACATATTTATGAAGTGTGGCAGACAATTTAGTAATCCATTACTCTCCATTCTATTGAGCTTTGTCATGCAGATGTATATACTTAATGCACATTTGTAAAACAGTACACAACTTATTCTGTTTAAGTGTATTTCTAAATCTTTTTAATGCTAGTAAACAGACAGCAAACTAGCAATAGCAAGTCACTTCTTACAAGTCTTAACCGTGACTGACAAAGAGACCTTTAAAGAAGATGCCTAATATCTGTGAGAACCCCTTATATCTCGTCAGCGAACGTGCAACTGATTGGGACCAAACGACTAACTGTCAGAGATTAAACTGAAGCTGTTTTGCTCACGGTGGCGCCTGAGTATTGCTGTTCAACATGTATCATTCGCTATTTACCAGATAGTTGTAAAAGGTGTGTGCGTAGTTATGGACTGTATACACTGGATAGCTGTACTTCTGACTCTGCATATGACTGTACTGCTAGCTCATTAGCTATCTAGATGTAAAAATACGATTTTACACCTGATTGTGACCACACTATCCAGGTGGGTTGTGAGCAATCAACTGTGTTACTGCTAGGTTAGCAGGTTGTTTAAACTAGTAGCTTCCTAGATTACCTTTTAAGTAGTTAGACTAACGCTATCTTGCTAAGCTAACAAGCTATACACGACACAGTCATGGAACGCCAGTTTGCTAATGTTTTCGCGTTTTTGACAgagcagttttgttttaatttggcatacatgttaagtgacattgaaTCGTACCTGTACctggctagctaattagctaactagctaccgTAGGGATGCGACAACCTTGCTATTCCAAAAGGGTCGATAGCTTTATGTTATGCCGAAACAAAGCGGCTAAACCTTGCATTCTATTTACAAATGACGATTATTTTCCAAATAATTATCAATAATAAGGTACTCACGGTTTACCGTTGTGAGAAACATTTTCACCTAACAGTTATGACAAGGTTTCCTCACATTGAGCGCACAGTTCGGTGACGACTTCCGGGTTATAAGTCGATCTTTTTCCTGGTTCAGTAACCATGGTGCTTGTGGAGTTTGTACCAGGGATGCGCGTCTGTTTAACTGTACACATTTGAAACCAATGCTTTATATAATCTGTGTTATTATGAGCTAAAAAGCAATTTTTAAATACCCAATGGGCAGTGATTTCAAATTCACTAACCTTACCTCATCTAAGTACCCTTACtgcttttaaataatgtgtgctgttgtgGCTGTTCAGAATGCTATAGGACAGAGAGAACTTTTTTCAGCTACTGGGAATGTTGCCAGTGTTGACCTTCagtgtataaaaataaaaatattgtcagATTGCCCTACAACCTGTTCTTTGTGTTATTTAATGAAGAAGAGGGGCCTGAGGTTATTACAAcaaaattttgtttattttctgcatatGTCTAACCACGATGGTATGATAAATAATGCACGTTAGTTTTGTAGTCTTGTGATGGTGAGTCTTGTAGTCTTAATGATGGTAGGCCTATGTTGTATTGTGAATTTATTGAAGCATGTATGTAATAGTTATCACAGCTCTGTGTAAGGGGctgacacatgttcagatgtAGTCAGTTGTGTCCTATATGTGCCATCTTTTATGTGACTTTATGAAGTGCTCTTTGTATTCCTTCTttgtaagatgctctggataataTGCTGAGGGAAACAAGgtattgtttctgtttgtaaatgtgACTACatgaaatgtcactgaaatatCTCTTTCtggtgacagtgacagctgGTCTTGACATATTCCTTCTGAAGTACTTAAATCCTGGTGAAATATCCTTTGATATGTTGCAGAAGTACGCGGATCCACAAGGATTTTGTGGAAACCTCTCGTGTTTATTCAAATTATAGTGTTGTTTATGATGTACATTTAACAGGTGGCTTGTGAATTTGTTGATAAACCCTCTTCAGCACTTAATTCTGAATAGGGCATCCTCCTGCATGTTAACTATAAagccagtaaaaaaaaaaaaatgtgcagcttATAGTTTCACAAAATAGTTTTtggtatttcattttatgtggtAAAttacgcacacacgcacgcacgcacgcacgcacacacacacacagtatatgtatatattactgTATTGGGGTATTTCACCATAGACATTCTCTggtaaaatgtttcattgtgaaaataacacattgGAGTAAGGAAATCACATTAAATGCAAGCTTCCTATCTTGTCCCTCACAAACAAGGGAAAGTGAGCTTGTCTGTCTTCAGACACACACCCTGCATCGATCTGACAGCAAGCAAGGGGAAGTAAAATATAGCAGAGTatgaagagaaagacagaaagaggaagagggggtaACGAGAGAACTGGAGAGCAGGGGGGAAGCGATACTCAGGAGAGGAAGACAGTCTTTGTCTATCCAGGAAATGAGCAGTTGGGCAGACCACTCTGTCATAACCAGCCAGCTGTCAGGAAATGCGTGGAGAAACCTGCGTCATGCAGCATCGTTTGAGAAAGAGCTGAGACCACCACCCACTTGCCTCAATTTCAAGCCTGCCATTTGCAAGCCAAATAAGGGCTCAGCCTCTTTGGCTGGTTGCTGGTGGCGGTCTTTATCTAAAGCATGTCATTTGGCTTTCTGAAACAGGAACAAAGTGTCAGGATTCTGGATAAAGACTGCTGACACAAAACCAAATATTATTTCCTAATAATAACAGTAGAGGTCTGCATGCATGAGTTTTCCAAGAGAATTATCAGATAAATTATTGATGTGATTGTTACAAATGCTGATACAGGATCCCTAAGGTGATGATTGATTAAGTGGAAGGTGGAAGAGTTGTGTAATGGtgagcacagtgacacagaactCCAATCCTCAGGTGAAAGAACTGAATGATGAAATGGGAGCTTAAAAAGACATGACCATGCCTCGGCCTGTAGACATGGGCTGAATCAGAATGTATCAGTTCTGATAAATGCACTTAAGTCTCAGACTTAGTAAATTGCACTATATCTGGAGTATTTAACAGACCCAGAGTAACTCTGGTTTAAGGCTAAACCTACCCATGTGCAGGGTCATTGTCCATGTGTCCTTTAAGTCTTGGATGAAAATCTCCAAAGTATGCAGTGGTGATACTTTTAGGGGATATCTGACAGAGCTATAGCTGATCGAATACAGAATAAGGACAAGAAAATGTGATTCAGTGAAGTATTTAAAGTAAAGTATTTAAAGATGTCCAAAAGGTATTGGTCTGCAGTGGTAATTAATAATGGTGAGGTATGTACTGACCCTCAGACAATAATGAATATTGATGCATTCGTTGGCTGCTAGAATATTTCATGTGAAGGAGATTGACAGAGAAACAGGTATGACCATTACATATATTAATGCTGTAGAATCTTGTTTGCACTGAAAGTTgccacatatacagtatagatGCACTCAATAACAGGAGACTgtagaaataattaaaaaggtATGTTTAAcctaaaaattaatttgaagcAATAGAAGATCACAGATGCAGATCACAGATGGTATAACTGCAATGTAGAAGTAGATCACAGATGGTGTCACTGTAAATTATGTTGCGGTTCCATCCAGACAGTTCTGTCAGATGTATGGCAATGGTTGATCTGTGTTacaagagagagcagagcttcACAGCCTAAGTCTGAGTGTTAAAAATTACACAGGTAGGACAAAAAGAGACCTTCTGTTACCTCTGATCACACATGCCAACTCCTGTGACATAACTGCAGCGGTGCAGGAACTGACATAGTGGCTCAGAGTGTCACCACATGCTGGCTGTCACCTTCAGTGTGGCACCCTGTGTAGCCTTGGTTCTTTCCCTTACGCTGAAGACTCAACACCAAAATCAAAAAGTGTGAACACTGAGTGGTAATCACCGTCAGAGCTGCCAATGTCATAATGGGCACCACTTTCCAATTTTGCTCAAGTTCAGTGCCATCACAGAGTGTGCTGTCCCTTCTAAAATCATCCAAATCAACATTATGCCTTACTGTATTTCCACTAAATAGCCTGAGAACTCCAAAAAagtaatagaaaaaataaactgcttgTGACTACTATGAATCATACCACTAAAAAGAAGCTCATGTAAGTAAGACTACAATCCTGCACAtaattgctattttttgttattttgcaataaacaaTATCTATGGCAACAAAATTTGAACAATGTAACAAAATAGGAACAAACCCCAACAGGTGTTCACACAATGTATTCATTGTAATTTGAGTTAGGACCATGGATTTAATAGAAtggactgtgacatcacacggATGTGCATCACGTTGTCATGGATACACCAATAGACCAAGTATGTGACGTCATGCCCTTTCATCAAGTCCTTTGCAAGCAACAGGTCAGCGGATTAAAGCCGGAGGATGTGGGTTATTTCAAGACTTTTTTTATTACTTCCAGGAAAAAAGACCCTCCAATttcaaaaaagtggaaaatagaTGTCAAAAAAGGAGGCAGACCCCTGGGGCATTTTAACTGCACCAGGGAACAAaacagttttgatgtttttgttcataCCATCAAATACATCAAAAAACGTGGTCTTTATATAGTGGAGCTTTTGTTTCCATGACGTCACCTTCACTGTTTCTCTGGGACAGTTGATACCTTCATATCTTTCTAAATAATGCACACctagacattttaaaacatacaccTAGCAACATTTAGCCAACATCCTCCCACTCCACACTGTATCTGTCCTGTGCTATAGCTGACTTCCTTAATTACAAGATCTCTCACACCTACATACAGAGCACCACAAATCTTTGCATAATTGTAGTAcaatatgataaaaataaactacacaGTGTATACATATCCATCCTATCGGTAATGCTTTATGAACAGAGATCAGGGTTATGACATAGTACATAAAAAACACTGTAAGCCTTCAAAATGACTGAGGGCAGAATAAGAACACATAGCATTCAGAaactttttctgaaaatatctTATAGCTGCTGGCAGAAATTCACATATTCGTTCATAATGCTCTCAGCTCTGCCATAATTTCTAAGGGTCATGTAGGCACTTCAGATTTGCTGAAGCTAAGCCAGGAAGTGTTTGCTTAGCTCTAAATCTAGCCTATTTCTTGATGATTGTAGAAGTGACTGAAACATCTATTTTTCACAAAAGGTCTTGTTTGATTGCTCCAAAGTTTACAAAGTATTAAATCATGTTTTGGTAAAGaaggtgaaaataaaataaaaacctacATATATTCCAGGATGCATGTGAATTGGAAGTGAATTGGATTCTGAATGCTCAAAATGTTGAGTTTGGATATTTTAGCTGAGTTGCATCTACTATAAGTGACGCTATTATATTCAGTTACAAACGCACTCATTCCTCTAAAAAAATCGTAAAGAACATATAACACAAAAGAAGGGACTGTGGCAGTATCTGAAGGGAAGGAACATGAATCTGATATTCCATGAAATCTGTGCACACATGAATCCGTCTCCATCggggaatttaaaaaaaaaaaaaaaagatgacagtgCCCCTCCATCTGTGCCCGGCTCTCCGATGCCCTTTCTGTTCCATGACGCAGTGAGTGGGAGCGGACTGCCTTCTGCTCTCTGAGAGGAGAGTGGGCTGCTGTTATAGCATGGAGCTGGCACCGCGGCCCGCAGTGTGTGCGGCAGAGCGCCGGGGAGGGGAGGATGCGAGAGCGGGGCCCAGAGAGGGATGCGTTCCCGCGCTAATGGGAGGTTAATCAAGTGTCTCTCTGCGTGCAAGGCCTTTCATAACCATTATGCCGTCTTGGGGGTCCTCGCGCTGCTGTTTGCCGGCGAGAGAGTGGACAGGCCCCCTGGGAGTTACGTAAACAGCGACGTTTTTCGCCCttccgcacacacacaaggggaCCGGCTCCTCCAGAAACGAGCACAgcctcctgcccccccacccccgccccccgccccacGCCATCCCCATGTCTCTTTCTTCCGTAGCTATATTTAGCCTCCCGAGCTGTTTCCTGACATGCTGATGGCTATTTTACTATTTGCTAAATTCAGCTCTGAGGTAACAAGTGACACCTTCTGTCTCCATGCCGCCTGTCGCTTAGCAACCTAGCAATTATGCCATTGCCAAGGTTACGCCGGAAATATCGCCCCAAACCCCCTGCTTCCATTGATCGTGGCAAGTGTTAGTCAGTGGAGTGTGTCTGATCAGGCTCTTCCGCCCAACTATCGACAAGTAAACGCTCTCTTACGTCAACTGCCTAACAGAATTGCCCCCAACTGGTACAGACAAGCCTTTTCTCAACCCTGCATGATGGAAAGTGTCTTTTCCCCCAGTGAATCTCCCTTAGTCAGGGGTATGGGATGAGCTTGTTATAAAGACCTAAATATACTTCTTAAAAGAAACTTCAAAAAAGCTGCTTACGTCAATGTGAAATTAGTCAAAATTTGCCACAGAAAGTGTAAATCATTTGTTCCCCTGAAACACATGAATGCATAATACATCAGATGAATATCAATATGTGAGATTAACAGGCATCAGCGCAGCAGTATGAAGGACAAGACATGAAACTGGGGAAAAATCTAAGTTGTCAAAAACTGATAATTGTATAAATAAGTGCAAACACTGAAGTGAAATGGACAGATAGGCCACTCGGCATACAGCTGGTCACAATGATGTGCACATATGTATCTATAAACCTCTAATAAACAGGATAAGTGAGGGACTGTTCATCTGGTCTCTAACCAATTGGTGCCTGCATGTTCTCAACCTTTGTTACAACTGGGGATGTCACATTATTTGTCTGTAGGTAATTAGGCACTGCATGTTCCTCTGTGACGCTTTGCTGACATCTGCTGTTTGAAAGGGGAAATGACTGCTCCCCATGTGAGCCTCATTCAACCTTTCTCACTctatttttcactttatttagCTGGATAAAGCTAGTTAACCCTTAACTTcttacagttatttttagatTTATCTTCATTATTTAATAGCTTTCCCATTACTCTCTTTAGTTTTGACCCATGGGTATATTAGTATGGTAAACCAGAAGGCTGGTACTTGTAAGGAGAGGAAGTTGTGAGCCTGTATTTTCAACCAATTTGAAGCTGAAAAGGGGAAATACCATGTGGCATTAGAGAAGGCTCCTCTTTACCAGCTTGACTGAATTTCCACCCTCAGGGCCAGTTTGTGACTGTGGATTGGCGGTCCCTGGACTCAGGGGCTGCATTGTCCCATGGCACAACGCCAGTACATTGAGCATCAAAacagagaggattgtgggtaagtTACAGACTCTCACAAGGGATGTCACCAACCACAGTGCACACAATGTGCTAATTATCAGGACTCTGGTTCTGCACCTACAGGTTTGAGtaacacacaccctcacacaggaCTCCCCAAAAAGTTGATCAATCACTCTTATCTCTGGCACAGGCCAAGGGCAGCGATGTTGAAagtgtgtttttcctcttggCCGAGGATTCTGGGAGTCGGCTCAAGGTCCCCTCTCAGAGTGCGCCCTGAGCGTAAGCCAAGAACAGTGTTTTGCTCTAATCCAGAATCCCAAAGCTCCCCTCCCCATGCATTACTTATCAAAACAACAGTCCATTCTCCTGCTTAAGtcaacagacacagacattaaTTTTGCTTATCCTCTTCTGTTGAACATTTGCCGCATACATTTCACTTGTTCAACTGATTACCTCCTCCACAGACAATTTCTTGCATTAATTGTGGACTTTGTAAtgtttgctttgtaagttgATAACACGTATTTCCTGTAATTTGACTGTTTTTCAGGAGACTGAGAAATGTTGGATAGAGTAATTCATCACAAACAACTTTTTGGTTGTGACTAAGGAGCCCTAGAAGCAGTAGGTTCCcacactcactctgtcactcatcAATTTATCAAATGAGCAGCACCCTCAAAGCAAGGACTGTATCTTTGTTTCACCACTCTATGGTGGAAGTGCACTAATAATGCAAGTGGCTGCACTGAACTGGGGCTGGTCTCTTCTTGTTCGTCTTTCACTATATTACAATCTCTGTAatctttgttattttgttcCTTGCATCACATCCATACAATTTGTTCTTATGATCATAATATTCCTTTTCTACTCCTCCAAACCATTATCAACACGGTAATTATcaatatcatcatcataatcatttttGTCGCCATCATCAGTCTCTTTATCCTCTTTATCAGACTCAGTTCCTTGGAGGTGTGTGATCTTGCTGGAACATCACATGCTCTATTTCCCCCTATTGATAGGCTGTCTCTGCTGAGAGGGTacatgtgtctgttcacccaCTCACTCTGTTCATGGTAATGCTGTCACCCTTGGGTTTGCTgggaaaagcacacagcaacacagataacacacgTCTTTGTAAGGTCAGAACAATCTAGCTGACATCATCACGAAACACAAATGTGACAAAACGACAGCTGCTAacagctgactgccagtagaATGAATGCACATATCTAAATGTTAATAAACAGATGTCTTGACTGGAATAAACAGGTATGGTGACTGGGAGTGCTGGTGAATCTGGACC encodes:
- the mrpl33 gene encoding 39S ribosomal protein L33, mitochondrial — encoded protein: MFLTTVNLAKSKSKTILIQMVSAAGTGYRFNTKKNRLREKLVLRKHDPIVNKHVLFIEKKKIRSI